Proteins found in one Salvia splendens isolate huo1 chromosome 10, SspV2, whole genome shotgun sequence genomic segment:
- the LOC121750800 gene encoding alpha/beta hydrolase domain-containing protein WAV2-like: MVSFVSALLYGVGGIVVAGMALLVAFQEKLVYVPVLPGLTKSYPITPARLRLLYEDVWLTSSDGVRLHAWFIKLSADCKGPTILFFQENAGNIAHRLEMVRIMLQRLQCNVFMLSYRGYGASDGFPSQQGITKDAQAALNHLVQRVDIDTSRIVVFGRSLGGAVGTVLVRNNPDKVAALILENTFTSILDMAGVLLPFLKWFIGKGGSKGPKVLNFLVRSPWSTVDVIGEVKQPILLLSGLQDEMVPPAHMEMLYAKAAARNQQCSFVEFPTGMHMDTWLAGGDRYWRTIQEFLEKTVPEKDSGSSKVD, from the exons ATGGTGTCGTTCGTGAGCGCGTTGCTTTATGGAGTTGGCGGAATCGTGGTGGCCGGCATGGCATTGCTCGTGGCTTTCCAGGAGAAGCTCGTCTACGTACCCGTGCTGCCTGGTCTCACTAAGTCCTACCCCATCACCCCTGCCCGTCTCCGCCTCTTATACGAGGATGTCTGGCTCACTTCATCTGATGGCGTCCGTCTCCACGCTTGGTTCATCAAGCTCTCCGCCGATTGTAAAG GTCCAACTATTCTCTTTTTCCAGGAAAATGCTGGCA ATATTGCTCACCGCCTTGAAATGGTTCGGATTATGTTACAGCGATTGCAATGCAATGTTTTCATGCTTTCATACAGAGG TTATGGAGCTAGTGATGGGTTCCCTTCACAACAAGGTATCACTAAGGATGCTCAG GCTGCTTTGAACCATCTGGTTCAAAGAGTAGATATTGACACTTCCAGAATTGTTGTCTTTGGAAGGTCTCTTGGGGGAGCTGTTGGAACTGTGCTAGTTAGAAACAATCCAGACAAG GTAGCTGCACTGATACTAGAAAATACTTTCACATCCATTTTGGACATGGCTGGAGTTCTCTTACCATTTCTGAAGTGGTTTATTGGAAAAGGTGGCTCCAAGGGTCCTAAAGTTCTTAATTTTCTTGTTCGTTCTCCCTGGAGCACTGTTGATGTTATTGGAGAG GTCAAACAACCAATCCTCCTCCTTTCTGGACTACAAGATGAAATGGTTCCCCCAGCTCACATGGAGATGCTATATGCTAAAGCAGCTGCCCGGAATCAGCAGTGTTCATTTGTAGAATTCCCTACGGGAATGCACATGGACACATGGTTGGCTGGTGGTGATCGGTATTGGAGAACAATTCAGGAGTTCTTGGAAAAAACAGTGCCAGAAAAGGATAGTGGCTCCTCTAAAGTGG ATTAA
- the LOC121752406 gene encoding protein PLASTID MOVEMENT IMPAIRED 1-RELATED 1-like: MLSKADGRKKIDEVSQNGRFANDLELISKALFADRQQHRLSSSSDAYRSEAVRESPMPEHKIKAEKAKADKRDSVEKEKKPSIWSWRGLKAWTSGRNRRFSCHFSLLVHSIQGLPSLFDDVCLVVHWKRQDGELMTSPNIVHEGVANFEEELIHSCSVNVSKGTTKNLAKYEAKNYLLYASVYNAPELDLGKHHIDLTRLLPLTLEELEDEKSSGKWATSFRLSGKAGGATMNVSFGYIVVGKSREPSSKNNTPGILNRRENRAMTESFVDQSHLKDDLILCRVGSLPATLDTLKQSEEDIKELHEILPMPTSELYQSVNELYQKLDEEMPNASVENKLDTDPFPSHLDSYNVNSFKPPDADEKNTETERETGEFTVTEKGIEEFTRERMRSEEDPCKVALASGEVTETDGVVEVTLNKEDILHPSANDAVYRKHEKSIRTCSSVKKENAVLSKESLMKELEMALSYASNLMNEELESQEDENETPFEDSFSKEKPPNMDDITDSVANDFLKMLNVESSPFGFSSTSEPDSPRERLLREFERDALANGGILNFDIEDDPIESVSNVPKGSAWEAMSNDFYQSSILEGFRETSQMESNVSSRRASRLEDLETEALMRDWGMNEKAFQHSPSSKSDGFCNPVGLPPKDLDQQLVSEGLGPILQTKNGGFLRSMNPALFRNAKGGGSLIMQASSPVVVPAEMGSGVMDILQGLAVMGIEKLSMQANKLMPLEDITGKTIQQIAWEAAPSTKRQGLSHDEFEIMQNICNGEKRGEGTSSGQGLGKCGSTLLGADTEYVSLEDLAPSAMDKIEALSIEGLRVQSGMTDEDAPSNISTQSFGKLSALKGKGVDISGTIGLDGAGGLQLLDIKDKCDNVDGLMSLSLTLDEWMKLDSGEIDDDDLVSERTSRLLAAHHATSLDLFRGKSKGEKRRGRGRKYGLLGNSFTVALMVQLRDPLRNYEPVGNPMLALIQVERVFVPPRPKIYRTVPLARNSSEEEKESRTATNENITGTPTESINCEEELIPQYKINEVHVAGLKMEQGKKKLWGSQNQQQSGSRWLLGNGMGKKNKHPLMKSKAVVKNSSPASSSSTTTVQPGDTLWSISSRVHGTGAKWKDLAALNPHIRNPNVILPNETIRLR; this comes from the exons ATGTTGTCGAAAGCCGATGGCAGAAAGAAAATTGATGAGGTTTCACAAAATGGGAGATTCGCAAATGACCTTGAACTCATTAGCAAAGCCCTGTTTGCGGATAGACAACAGCATAGGCTTTCTAGCTCGTCGGATGCTTATAGATCCGAGGCTGTTAGAGAATCGCCTATGCCCGAGCATAAAATCAAGGCGGAGAAAGCTAAGGCGGATAAGAGAGATTCAgttgagaaagaaaagaagccttcaatttggagttggagaGGTCTAAAGGCATGGACCTCTGGCCGAAACCGAAGGTTCAGTTGTCATTTCTCACTCCTAGTCCATTCGATTCAGGGTCTACCAAGCCTATTTGATGATGTTTGTCTCGTTGTGCATTGGAAGAGGCAGGATGGTGAGCTGATGACATCCCCGAATATAGTTCATGAAGGGGTAGCTAATTTTGAGGAGGAGCTTATTCATTCTTGTTCTGTAAATGTTTCCAAGGGCACTACTAAGAATTTGGCCAAGTATGAGGCAAAAAATTACTTGTTGTATGCTTCTGTTTACAATGCCCCTGAGCTTGATTTGGGGAAGCATCATATAGATTTGACAAGATTGCTACCTCTAACATTAGAGGAACTGGAAGATGAAAAGAGCTCAGGGAAGTGGGCGACTAGTTTCAGGCTATCAGGTAAAGCAGGAGGTGCAACAATGAATGTCAGTTTTGGCTACATTGTAGTAGGAAAGAGTAGGGAACCTTCAAGCAAAAACAATACTCCTGGCATCCTGAACCGACGAGAGAATAGGGCGATGACAGAATCTTTTGTGGATCAGTCTCATCTCAAGGATGATCTAATCCTTTGTAGAGTGGGGAGTCTTCCTGCTACTCTGGATACCTTAAAGCAGTCTGAAGAAGATATAAAGGAGCTTCATGAAATCTTGCCGATGCCAACTTCAGAACTGTATCAATCAGTAAATGAACTTTATCAGAAACTGGATGAAGAGATGCCAAATGCTTCAGTTGAAAATAAGTTAGACACAGATCCATTTCCTTCACATCTTGACTCCTATAATGTAAATTCATTTAAACCTCCTGATGCTGATGAGAAAAATACTGAAACTGAGCGGGAAACTGGTGAGTTTACTGTCACAGAGAAGGGGATAGAGGAGTTCACTAGGGAGCGCATGAGATCAGAAGAGGATCCTTGTAAGGTTGCTCTAGCTTCTGGAGAGGTTACGGAAACTGATGGCGTTGTGGAGGTAACCCTCAATAAGGAGGATATCCTTCATCCTTCCGCCAATGACGCTGTTTACCGAAAGCACGAGAAGTCAATAAGAACATGCAGTTCTGTAAAGAAAGAGAATGCTGTGCTCTCCAAAGAATCACTAATGAAAGAACTGGAGATGGCACTGAGTTACGCCTCAAATTTAATGAATGAGGAACTAGAGTCTCAGGAGGATGAAAATGAAACTCCATTTGAGGACAGTTTCTCGAAGGAGAAACCACCTAACATGGATGATATTACTGACTCAGTAGCCAATGATTTCTTAAAAATGCTGAATGTAGAGTCCAGTCCATTTGGTTTCAGCTCTACAAGTGAGCCTGACTCTCCAAGGGAACGCCTTCTAAGGGAATTTGAGAGGGATGCTCTTGCCAATGGAGGTATCCTCAACTTTGATATTGAGGATGATCCAATAGAAAGTGTCAGCAATGTTCCAAAAGGGTCTGCCTGGGAAGCTATGTCTAATGACTTCTATCAGTCATCAATACTGGAAGGTTTCCGGGAGACATCTCAGATGGAGTCCAATGTATCCAGTAGAAGAGCCTCAAGGTTGGAGGATTTGGAAACTGAAGCTTTGATGCGTGACTGGGGCATGAATGAGAAGGCATTTCAACATTCTCCATCTAGTAAATCTGATGGGTTTTGCAACCCAGTTGGCTTACCTCCAAAGGATCTTGATCAGCAGCTTGTTTCAGAAGGTTTGGGTCCCATTCTGCAAACTAAAAATGGAGGGTTTTTGCGCTCAATGAATCCCGCCCTTTTCAGGAATGCAAAAGGTGGAGGGAGCTTAATAATGCAGGCATCTAGTCCAGTGGTTGTCCCTGCAGAAATGGGATCTGGCGTAATGGACATACTTCAGGGTCTGGCTGTTATGGGAATTGAGAAGCTATCCATGCAAGCAAACAAATTAATGCCTTTGGAAGATATAACTGGCAAGACAATTCAACAAATAGCATGGGAAGCTGCACCCAGTACGAAGAG GCAAGGTTTATCTCATGATGAATTTGAAATTATGCAAAATATATGTAATGGGGAAAAGAGGGGTGAAGGAACATCCTCTGGCCAAGGGTTAGGCAAGTGTGGTTCTACATTGCTGGGTGCTGATACAGAGTACGTGTCTTTAGAGGATCTCGCTCCATCTGCAATGGATAAGATTGAAGCTCTTTCTATTGAGGGCTTGAGAGTACAATCCGGTATGACAGATGAGGATGCGCCTTCAAATATTAGCACACAATCTTTTGGCAAACTTTCAGCCCTGAAGGGCAAGGGCGTCGATATCAGTGGAACCATAGGACTTGATGGGGCTGGTGGATTGCAATTGCTGGATATTAAAGACAAATGTGACAATGTTGACGGATTGATGAGTCTTTCTCTTACACTTGATGAATGGATGAAACTTGATTCTggtgaaattgatgatgatgatcttGTCAGCGAGCGGACCTCTAGATTGCTAGCAGCTCATCATGCTACTTCTTTGGATTTGTTTCGTGGAAAATCTAAGGGGGAGAAGAGACGAGGCAGAGGTAGGAAGTATGGTTTGTTGGGCAATAGTTTCACTGTTGCCCTGATGGTACAGCTGCGTGATCCTTTGCGGAACTATGAGCCTGTGGGAAATCCAATGCTCGCTCTTATACAAGTGGAGAGAGTGTTTGTCCCACCGAGGCCTAAAATCTATAGAACAGTTCCTCTAGCAAGGAACTCTAGTGAAGAGGAAAAGGAGTCGAGGACTGCGACAAATGAGAACATTACTGGAACGCCAACAGAAAGCATAAATTGTGAAGAAGAGCTGATTCCTCAGTATAAAATCAACGAGGTGCATGTTGCAGGTTTGAAAATGGAACAGGGTAAAAAGAAGTTATGGGGTTCCCAAAATCAACAACAGTCTGGGTCCCGTTGGTTGCTTGGAAACGGAATGGGGAAGAAGAACAAGCATCCACTAATGAAGTCAAAGGCTGTTGTAAAGAATTCAAGTCCTGCTTCTTCCTCATCTACTACAACAGTGCAGCCTGGAGATACACTATGGAGCATCTCTTCTCGTGTCCATGGAACAGGAGCAAAGTGGAAGGACCTTGCTGCACTCAATCCACATATTCGCAATCCTAATGTTATACTTCCCAACGAGACTATAAGATTGCGCTAG